From the genome of Populus alba chromosome 10, ASM523922v2, whole genome shotgun sequence, one region includes:
- the LOC118046558 gene encoding cullin-3A, whose translation MSNQKKRNFQIEAFKHRVVVDPKYADKTWKILEHAIHEIYNHNASGLSFEELYRNAYNMVLHKFGEKLYDGLVATMTSHLREISKSIEAAQGDSFLEELNRKWNDHNKALQMIRDILMYMDRTYIPSTHKTPVHELGLNLWRDNIIHSSKIQTRLQNTLLELVHRERTGEVIDRGLMRNIVKMLMDLGSSVYQEDFEKPFLEVSAEFYRGESQKFIECCDCGDYLKKAEKRLNEEIERVTHYLDSKSEVKITNVVEKEMIANHMLRLVHMENSGLVNMLLDDKYEDLGRMYNLFRRVPNGLSTIREVMTSHLRETGKQLVTDPERLKDPVEFVQRLLDEKDKYDSIISNAFNNDKTFQNALNSSFEYFINLNARSPEFISLFVDDKLRKGLKGVSEEDVEIILDKVMMLFRYLQEKDVFEKYYKQHLAKRLLSGKTVSDDAERSLIVKLKTECGYQFTSKLEGMFTDMKTSQDTMQGFYASHLELGDARTLVVQVLTTGSWPTQPGVTCNLPAEMSALCEKFRSYYLGTHTGRRLSWQTNMGTADVKATFGKGGQKHELNVSTYQMCVLMLFNNAERLSYKEIEQATEIPAADLKRCLQSMACVKGKNVLRKEPMSKDIGEEDVFFVNDKFTSKFYKVKIGTVVAQKESEPEKQETRQRVEEDRKPQIEAAIVRIMKSRRVLDHNNIITEVTKQLQSRFLANPTEIKKRIESLIERDFLERDSVDRKLYRYLA comes from the coding sequence AAATGCCTACAACATGGTGCTCCACAAATTTGGTGAGAAGTTGTATGATGGTCTGGTTGCTACTATGACTTCACATTTAAGAGAAATATCAAAATCTATTGAGGCTGCTCAAGGGGATTCGTTCTTGGAGGAGCTGAACAGGAAATGGAATGATCATAACAAAGCATTGCAAATGATCAGGGACATATTGATGTATATGGATAGAACATATATTCCAAGTACGCATAAAACCCCTGTTCATGAACTTGGGCTTAACTTGTGGAGGGATAACATAATACACTCCAGCAAAATTCAGACAAGGCTTCAAAATACACTTCTTGAACTGGTTCACAGGGAACGGACTGGTGAAGTTATTGACAGAGGTTTGATGAGGAACATTGTCAAGATGCTAATGGATCTAGGCTCTTCTGTTTACCAAGAAGACTTTGAGAAGCCATTTCTTGAGGTTTCAGCCGAATTTTATAGGGGTGAATCTCAGAAGTTCATTGAGTGCTGTGATTGTGGTGATTATCTGAAGAAAGCTGAGAAACGTTTAAATGAAGAGATAGAGAGAGTGACTCATTATTTGGATTCCAAGAGTGAAGTCAAGATAACTAATGTGGTGGAGAAGGAGATGATTGCTAACCACATGCTGAGACTAGTCCACATGGAGAATTCAGGCTTGGTAAACATGCTTCTTGATGATAAATATGAAGACTTGGGACGGATGTACAACCTGTTCCGCCGGGTTCCTAATGGTCTTTCAACAATAAGAGAAGTGATGACTTCTCACCTCAGGGAGACTGGCAAGCAACTTGTTACTGATCCAGAAAGGTTGAAGGATCCAGTGGAATTTGTTCAGCGTTTGTTGGATGAAAAAGACAAGTACGATAGCATCATAAGCAATGCATTTAACAATGACAAGACATTCCAGAATGCTTTGAACTCTTCTTttgaatatttcattaatttgaaTGCTCGTTCGCCTGAGTTCATTTCATTGTTCGTGGATGACAAACTACGCAAAGGTCTAAAAGGAGTCAGTGAGGAGGATGTGGAGATCATTCTTGACAAGGTGATGATGCTGTTCCGCTATTTGCAGGAGAAAGATGTATTCGAAAAGTATTACAAGCAGCATTTGGCTAAGCGGCTGTTGTCAGGGAAAACGGTCTCTGATGATGCGGAGAGAAGTCTGATAGTCAAACTTAAGACAGAATGTGGATACCAGTTCACTTCGAAATTAGAAGGCATGTTTACAGACATGAAAACCTCCCAGGATACAATGCAAGGGTTTTATGCAAGCCACCTGGAGCTAGGGGATGCACGGACACTGGTTGTTCAGGTTTTGACAACAGGGTCTTGGCCCACTCAACCTGGTGTTACATGCAACCTGCCTGCAGAAATGTCAGCACTATGTGAGAAGTTCAGGTCATATTACCTTGGGACCCATACTGGTCGGAGATTGTCATGGCAAACTAATATGGGCACAGCAGACGTTAAAGCAACCTTTGGGAAGGGTGGTCAGAAGCACGAGTTGAATGTCTCCACTTACCAGATGTGTGTTCTCATGCTGTTTAATAATGCTGAGAGGCTTAGCTACAAAGAGATTGAGCAGGCAACTGAGATTCCTGCAGCAGACTTGAAGAGGTGCTTGCAATCCATGGCTTGTGTGAAGGGAAAGAATGTTCTTCGCAAAGAACCCATGAGTAAAGACATTGGTGAGGAAGATGTCTTTTTTGTTAATGACAAATTCACAAGCAAATTCTACAAGGTGAAGATAGGAACTGTAGTTGCACAGAAGGAATCAGAACCTGAAAAGCAGGAGACGCGGCAGAGGGTAGAGGAGGACCGGAAGCCTCAGATAGAAGCTGCAATAGTTAGGATTATGAAGTCGAGGAGGGTATTGGATCACAACAATATAATCACTGAGGTCACAAAGCAGTTGCAGTCACGTTTCCTAGCCAACCCCACAGAGATTAAGAAAAGGATTGAATCCCTTATCGAACGAGATTTCTTGGAGAGGGATAGTGTCGACAGAAAACTGTATCGATATCTTGCTTAA